In Pyrus communis chromosome 1, drPyrComm1.1, whole genome shotgun sequence, the following are encoded in one genomic region:
- the LOC137725975 gene encoding uncharacterized protein gives MARVEENPLLKLDGGSRATTNNSVVSPVVIHNDASNIPNTIKLHGSNYPLWSKVLEMQIIGRGKKGFMIRSIKEPKEESVKYETWETGNAIVKWWLINSMDLTIMGFFIHLRTAKEIYELKVKSFRLRQERHPISVYYADLKVVWQELDQRSIKMECAIGLKMLQEKIQLDQIYAFLAGLDDVFDNVCSDIFRTQPLPSVDEVFSIVRCEAQRHATMMGGSSVGSQGGIPTPSVGMLSRPLSAG, from the exons ATGGCTAGGGTCGAAGAAAACCCACTGCTGAAGTTGGATGGTGGTTCACGTGCGACCACCAACAATTCAGTTGTGAGCCCTGTAGTGATACATAATGATGCTTCAAACATACCGAATACCATAAAACTCCATGGATCAAATTATCCTCTTTGGTCCAAAGTATTGGAGATGCAGATCATTGGGCGTGGTAAGAAAGGGTTCATGATAAGGAGTATCAAGGAACCCAAGGAAGAAAGTGTCAAGTATGAAACTTGGGAAACTGGGAATGCAATTGTGAAATGGTGGTTGATTAATTCCATGGATCTTACCATCATGGGGTTTTTCATCCATCTTCGTACTGCTAAAGAA ATTTATGAGTTGAAAGTAAAGTCGTTTCGACTTCGTCAAGAAAGGCATCCTATTAGTGTGTACTATGCCGATCTCAAAGTAGTATGGCAAGAACTGGATCAAAGATCGATTAAGATGGAGTGTGCTATTGGCTTGAAGATGCTTCAAGAGAAGATCCAATTGGACCAGATTTATGCCTTCCTGGCGGGACTTGATGACGTATTTGATAACGTATGTAGTGATATTTTCAGAACTCAACCTCTACCATCAGTTGATGAGGTGTTTTCTATTGTTAGGTGTGAAGCCCAACGTCATGCTACCATGATGGGAGGAAGTAGTGTCGGCAGCCAAGGAGGAATCCCGACACCGTCCGTAGGCATGCTGTCACGGCCACTCTCTGCTGGCTAA